The genomic DNA CAACAGGCTTCCTTTTCAGCCGCCTTGGACGATCTGCAGTCGCAAAAATGAACGCCCCGGATTTCTCGAAGCCATGATCTATTTAGACAACAACGCCACGACGGCGATCACCCCCGAAGTGCTCGACGCGATGCGAGCCGATTGGCTGCTGGGGCCCGCCAATCCGTCGGCTCAACATCGCATCGGTCGATCGGCCAAACTGCGGTTGGAGGATGCCTGCGATGCGATGTTGGATTGCTTGTCCGCCAGCGAACATCGTTTTCTACTGACCAGCGGCGGCACCGAAGCCAATAACTGGGTGATCGGCAACCTGGGACAGGGGGACGGGCCGATCGTCGTCAGCCAGATCGAACACCCCAGCATTCTCGCGGCGGCTCGCGCCGCGCAGGCTCGCGGCATCCCCGTCCGCTATCTGCCGGTCGATGCCAACGGAATCGTCGATCTTCCGCTGTTGCAAACTTGGCTCGCCGAGACTCCCAAGCCACGGCTGGTCTCGATCATGGCTGCCAACAACGAAACCGGCGTGATCCAAACAATCGCGCCGTTAGCTGCCTGCTGCAATGATGCTGGGGTCCCCTTCCATTCGGATCTTTCGCAAATGCTGGGCAAGCTGCCCGTCGACATCGACCAAATGGGAATCACCGCCGCGACCATCGCGGCCCACAAATTCCATGGACCCGTCGGAGTCGGAGGGCTGATCCTGCGTCGCAACGCACCGATCTCGCCGCTGCTGGTCGGCGGGGCACAGCAACTGGAACACCGCGCCGGGACCGAACCGACTGCCCTGGTCGTCGGCATGATGACCGCTATCCAACAATGTTTGAACGACTTATCCACAACGCAAACCGCGATGCGACAACGCCGCGACGCGTTGGAAGCGGGGCTGCGGCAACAGATTCCCGATCTGGTAGTCCACAGCGCCGCGGTCGATCGGCTGCCGCAAACGACCTGCTTTTCAATCCCCAACATCGATCGCCAAGCGTTATTGATGCGGTTGGATTTCGAATCGGTCGCCTGCAGCACGGGTAGCGCCTGTGCGAGTGGCAGCAGCGAACCGAGCCACGTTTTG from Rosistilla oblonga includes the following:
- a CDS encoding cysteine desulfurase family protein gives rise to the protein MIYLDNNATTAITPEVLDAMRADWLLGPANPSAQHRIGRSAKLRLEDACDAMLDCLSASEHRFLLTSGGTEANNWVIGNLGQGDGPIVVSQIEHPSILAAARAAQARGIPVRYLPVDANGIVDLPLLQTWLAETPKPRLVSIMAANNETGVIQTIAPLAACCNDAGVPFHSDLSQMLGKLPVDIDQMGITAATIAAHKFHGPVGVGGLILRRNAPISPLLVGGAQQLEHRAGTEPTALVVGMMTAIQQCLNDLSTTQTAMRQRRDALEAGLRQQIPDLVVHSAAVDRLPQTTCFSIPNIDRQALLMRLDFESVACSTGSACASGSSEPSHVLQAMGADSSLLSSSIRLSGSIFTTDSEIDTAVSRIVRCCNKLRDYQDVEK